From one Gallionella capsiferriformans ES-2 genomic stretch:
- a CDS encoding type II toxin-antitoxin system RelE/ParE family toxin — translation MIEIFRYQTEDGKEPITEWLQSLRDKQAQAKFRIRIKRLESGNFGDCDSVGEGVQELREHLGAGYRVYFGRHGQTVVILLCGGSKKTQPADITKAKQYWEDWKRRRV, via the coding sequence ATGATTGAAATCTTTCGATACCAAACTGAAGATGGCAAAGAGCCTATAACCGAATGGCTTCAGTCACTTCGCGATAAGCAGGCGCAAGCCAAATTTCGAATACGGATTAAACGCCTGGAGTCTGGCAATTTCGGTGACTGCGATTCAGTTGGTGAAGGCGTACAGGAATTACGAGAACATCTTGGTGCAGGTTATCGAGTTTATTTTGGGCGTCATGGTCAGACGGTTGTCATCTTGCTGTGTGGTGGTTCTAAGAAAACGCAGCCTGCGGATATCACGAAGGCAAAGCAATACTGGGAAGACTGGAAAAGGAGGCGAGTATGA
- a CDS encoding group II truncated hemoglobin, producing MSDQEISHYQRIGGAEKVRELVSRFYQLMDGLPEAYGIRKMHADNLQSANDKLFKFLSGWMGGPQLFVEEYGHPMLRRRHLPFTIDDAARDQWMLCMNQALGDVVNDAVLRQELSEAFTKVADHMRNR from the coding sequence ATGTCGGATCAGGAAATTTCACACTATCAACGCATCGGCGGGGCAGAAAAAGTTCGCGAACTGGTCAGCCGCTTTTATCAATTGATGGACGGATTGCCCGAAGCCTATGGCATCCGCAAGATGCACGCGGATAATTTACAAAGTGCGAACGATAAACTCTTCAAATTTTTATCCGGCTGGATGGGCGGGCCGCAACTGTTTGTCGAAGAGTATGGACACCCGATGCTGCGCCGCCGCCATCTGCCCTTCACCATTGATGATGCCGCGCGCGATCAGTGGATGCTGTGCATGAATCAGGCGCTGGGTGACGTGGTGAACGATGCGGTTTTGCGTCAGGAATTGTCGGAGGCATTCACCAAAGTCGCCGATCATATGCGCAACCGGTAA
- a CDS encoding phospholipase A — protein MKNKSAIVACVLLCSISSAYADAFATCAQTFKNDAVQRLNCFDEALTASTMAHSAATVQLPSDTVEEVKPVAEPLISKQARSYLTRVWNLDNRMHRNSSALDRLTPHKQSYLVVRDTSRVNNLPYSPAPAHTVLTPYNMDALETKFQLSFKTDIGTLENIDLWGLKTLRVWGAYTQQSHWQVFNSRNSSPFRETNYEPELIAAFGTGRESGWKLLNLGIVHQSNGRTNPESRSWNRLYAQGGWEWDNFSLLARGWWRIPEKAATDDNPDIVHYLGRGDLVARWEPDSKSQAVALLVRNNFNLNQNIGFTQLDWSMPVALGHAARLHAQFGTGYGESMLDYNHRQTTLGLGVSFREW, from the coding sequence ATGAAAAATAAATCAGCAATCGTGGCATGCGTGCTGTTGTGTTCAATCTCATCGGCGTATGCCGATGCTTTTGCGACCTGCGCGCAGACATTTAAAAATGACGCTGTGCAACGTTTGAACTGTTTCGATGAGGCGTTAACGGCTTCGACGATGGCTCACTCAGCTGCCACTGTGCAGCTTCCGTCTGACACAGTAGAGGAGGTGAAGCCTGTGGCCGAACCGCTGATTAGCAAGCAGGCGCGCTCTTATTTGACACGGGTATGGAATCTGGATAATCGTATGCACCGCAATTCGAGTGCGCTAGATCGTCTGACGCCGCATAAACAAAGCTATCTGGTTGTGCGTGACACCAGCAGGGTAAATAATCTGCCCTACTCTCCAGCGCCAGCTCATACTGTCTTAACGCCCTACAATATGGATGCGCTCGAAACCAAGTTTCAGCTCAGTTTCAAAACGGATATCGGTACGCTGGAAAATATCGATCTGTGGGGATTAAAAACGCTGCGGGTGTGGGGGGCATATACACAGCAATCGCACTGGCAGGTATTTAATTCTCGCAACTCATCACCGTTTCGTGAAACGAATTATGAGCCTGAATTGATTGCGGCCTTTGGCACGGGCAGGGAATCGGGATGGAAGCTGCTCAATTTGGGAATTGTCCATCAATCGAATGGACGGACCAATCCCGAATCGCGCAGCTGGAACCGTTTGTATGCGCAAGGCGGTTGGGAGTGGGATAACTTTTCCCTGCTGGCGCGAGGTTGGTGGCGCATTCCTGAGAAAGCTGCGACGGATGATAATCCTGATATCGTGCATTATCTCGGGCGCGGCGATCTGGTCGCGCGCTGGGAGCCGGACAGCAAATCGCAGGCCGTGGCACTGCTGGTACGCAATAATTTCAATTTGAATCAAAACATCGGGTTTACCCAGTTGGACTGGTCTATGCCGGTTGCATTGGGTCATGCGGCCCGTTTGCACGCGCAATTTGGCACGGGTTACGGCGAGAGCATGCTCGATTACAACCACCGTCAGACGACATTGGGTCTGGGTGTCTCATTCAGGGAGTGGTAA
- the thpR gene encoding RNA 2',3'-cyclic phosphodiesterase encodes MDTNDKTARVFFALWPDRTERGGLSGWQPPLLACCGGRVMRTDTLHATLVFLGEVEAVQLEALKLAAAEVSVARFELCFDEAHYWGHNHIVYAAPRTLPPQLIELVRELEQNLLRHRFAFERREYKPHITLLRNAHWTDKPLPGMSQVCWHVREFVLLESAASSYRILARFCLM; translated from the coding sequence ATGGATACGAACGATAAAACGGCGCGCGTTTTTTTCGCGCTATGGCCCGACAGGACTGAGCGGGGCGGACTTTCCGGCTGGCAGCCGCCGCTTTTAGCATGCTGTGGCGGGCGGGTGATGCGTACCGATACATTGCACGCCACGCTGGTTTTTTTGGGCGAAGTTGAGGCAGTTCAGCTCGAAGCGTTGAAACTGGCGGCCGCTGAAGTCAGCGTTGCGCGTTTTGAACTTTGTTTCGATGAGGCGCATTACTGGGGCCACAATCATATTGTGTATGCAGCGCCACGCACGCTGCCGCCTCAACTGATAGAATTAGTGCGTGAACTGGAACAAAATTTGCTCCGCCATCGTTTCGCGTTCGAGCGGCGTGAGTATAAGCCGCATATCACCCTGTTACGCAATGCGCACTGGACGGATAAGCCGCTGCCGGGTATGTCGCAGGTTTGCTGGCATGTCCGTGAATTTGTGCTGCTGGAGTCTGCCGCGTCAAGTTACCGGATACTGGCGCGTTTTTGTTTGATGTGA
- a CDS encoding DUF3683 domain-containing protein, whose protein sequence is MTVRLREIPYNYTSFSDREIVQRLLGSEAWDIINTLRSERRTGRSAQMLYEVLGDIWVVTRNPYLQDDLLGNKKRRGALIDALHHRLNAIDDRRQDNVIVKRLLELARVAVNQFSDEFEQTLRLRKRALRELTRITRRDNIQFDGLARVSHVTDATDWRVEYPFVVLHPDTEEEIAALVRSCIALGLTIVPRGGGTGYTGGAVLLDKFSAVINTEKLDAISAIEQTILPGLDTPYATIHCGAGVVTRRVMEAAENNGLVFAVDPTSADASCIGGNVSMNAGGKKAVLWGTALDNLASWRMVTPDGLWMIVERLNHNLGKIHDVASTTFRISRFEADGKTPHGAPELLTIPGSAFRKTGLGKDVTDKFLSGLPGIQKEGCDGIITSARFILHRAHTHTRTVCLEFFGQVREAVPAIVEITELFNKRNAAMPLSPHATAPVFLAGLEHLDERYLKAVGYATKSRRGTRPKMVLVADVVSDDADAAAAAASEIVRLANLRHGEGFIAVSHDARKKFWLDRARTAAIAKHTNAFKINEDVVIPLPRMGDYCDGIERINIELSLANKIELLDALDEFFSGDLPLYYQDDKQLGDAELLGNRAEDAKKLLSEVRTRWEWLRDNLDQPSAESTESNVFEALQNHSMRASWKLELREKLRHLFSGSTYQPVLERCTAIHQQVLKGRVFVALHMHAGDGNVHTNIPVNSDNYEMLQQAYRAVDRIMQLAKDLGGVISGEHGIGITKFDYLDEKEIAPFIAYKNRVDPEGRFNKGKLLPGSNLDRAYTPSFNLMEMESLILEKSELGEIADSIKDCLRCGKCKPVCTTHVPRANLLYSPRNKILATSLLVEAFLYEEQTRRGISIQHFDEFNDVADHCTVCHKCLNPCPVNIDFGDVSMAMRNFLRKQGKKKFNPIAATSMLYLNTTDPVSIALMRKVLIEWSYKAQRVAHGIGKRLGLFKKQIAHPPATVGKPTLQSRVIHFINKPMPGNLPKKTSRALLDIEDNSVIPIIRNPHRASEESEAVFYFPGCGSERLFGQVGLATQAMLYETGAITVLPPGYLCCGYPQNASGQGDKAAQITTDNRVLFHRVANTLNYLNIKTVIVSCGTCMDQLLKYQFDKIFPGCRLLDIHEYLLEKNVALAGVEGTRYMYHEPCHSPMKTHQTQKVVDTLMGTTVPINERCCGESGTFGVAQPHIATQVRFRKEEEMKKGADALRADGFAGEIKILTSCPACQQGLSRYADDSGTTSDYIVVEMAKHLLGDNWMADFVEKTNKGGIERVLL, encoded by the coding sequence ATGACTGTGCGTTTACGTGAAATCCCCTATAACTACACCTCGTTCTCAGACCGCGAAATCGTCCAACGATTGTTAGGTTCTGAAGCCTGGGACATCATCAACACCCTGAGAAGCGAGCGACGCACCGGGCGCTCTGCGCAGATGCTCTACGAAGTGCTGGGCGATATCTGGGTCGTGACGCGCAATCCGTATTTGCAGGACGATTTGCTGGGCAACAAAAAGCGGCGCGGCGCGCTGATCGACGCACTGCACCACAGACTCAATGCAATCGATGACCGGCGTCAGGACAATGTCATCGTCAAACGGCTGCTCGAACTGGCCCGCGTTGCGGTGAATCAGTTTTCAGATGAATTCGAGCAGACCCTGCGCTTACGCAAACGCGCATTGCGCGAACTGACCCGCATCACCCGCCGCGACAACATCCAGTTCGACGGTTTAGCACGCGTCTCGCACGTCACGGATGCCACCGACTGGCGCGTAGAATACCCATTCGTCGTACTGCATCCCGACACGGAAGAAGAAATCGCAGCGCTGGTGCGCAGCTGCATCGCGCTCGGGCTCACCATCGTGCCCAGAGGCGGCGGCACAGGCTACACCGGCGGCGCCGTGCTGCTGGATAAATTTTCGGCGGTAATTAACACCGAAAAACTCGATGCGATCTCAGCCATCGAACAAACCATTCTGCCCGGTCTTGACACCCCCTACGCCACCATCCATTGCGGCGCTGGGGTCGTGACGCGCCGCGTGATGGAAGCGGCGGAAAACAACGGACTGGTGTTCGCAGTCGATCCAACCTCGGCGGATGCCTCCTGCATCGGCGGTAACGTCTCGATGAACGCAGGCGGCAAGAAGGCTGTACTGTGGGGCACGGCACTGGACAATCTGGCATCGTGGCGCATGGTGACCCCGGACGGACTGTGGATGATCGTTGAACGTCTAAACCACAATTTGGGCAAAATCCACGATGTCGCCAGCACTACTTTCCGCATCAGCCGCTTTGAAGCGGACGGCAAGACGCCGCACGGCGCACCCGAACTGCTGACGATTCCGGGCAGCGCCTTCCGTAAAACGGGGCTGGGCAAAGATGTAACGGACAAGTTTCTCTCCGGCCTGCCGGGCATCCAAAAAGAGGGTTGCGACGGCATCATCACCTCGGCGCGCTTCATTTTGCACCGTGCCCATACCCACACGCGCACGGTGTGTCTCGAGTTCTTCGGTCAAGTCAGGGAAGCGGTACCGGCGATTGTCGAAATCACCGAACTGTTTAACAAGCGCAACGCCGCGATGCCCCTCTCACCCCACGCCACTGCGCCGGTATTTCTGGCAGGATTAGAACATCTGGACGAACGTTATCTCAAGGCGGTAGGCTATGCGACCAAATCCCGTCGCGGCACCCGCCCCAAGATGGTACTGGTCGCGGATGTGGTAAGCGACGATGCAGACGCTGCCGCTGCCGCCGCGTCCGAAATCGTGCGACTGGCCAATCTGCGCCACGGCGAAGGCTTCATCGCCGTCTCTCATGACGCGCGCAAGAAATTCTGGCTGGACCGCGCGCGCACCGCCGCGATCGCAAAACACACCAACGCCTTCAAGATCAACGAAGACGTGGTGATTCCGTTACCGCGCATGGGTGACTATTGCGACGGCATTGAGCGCATCAACATCGAACTGTCGCTCGCCAACAAAATCGAACTGCTGGATGCCTTAGATGAGTTTTTTTCAGGCGACCTGCCGCTGTATTATCAGGATGACAAACAGCTGGGCGATGCAGAGCTGTTAGGTAACCGTGCGGAAGACGCGAAAAAACTGCTGTCCGAGGTGCGTACGCGCTGGGAATGGCTGCGCGACAACCTCGATCAGCCCAGCGCTGAATCGACAGAAAGCAATGTCTTTGAAGCGCTGCAAAATCACTCTATGCGCGCCTCATGGAAACTGGAGCTGCGCGAAAAACTGCGCCACCTCTTCAGCGGCAGCACCTATCAGCCGGTGCTCGAGCGTTGCACAGCGATTCATCAGCAGGTGCTCAAGGGACGCGTGTTCGTCGCACTGCACATGCACGCAGGCGATGGTAACGTGCACACCAATATCCCGGTGAACTCGGACAACTACGAGATGCTGCAACAGGCCTACCGGGCAGTTGACCGCATCATGCAACTGGCCAAGGATCTGGGCGGGGTGATTTCCGGCGAGCACGGCATCGGCATCACCAAGTTCGACTATCTGGACGAAAAAGAAATTGCGCCGTTTATCGCCTATAAAAATCGGGTGGACCCGGAAGGCCGCTTCAACAAGGGAAAACTGCTGCCCGGCAGCAACCTCGACCGCGCCTATACGCCGAGCTTCAACCTGATGGAGATGGAAAGTCTGATTCTGGAGAAAAGCGAACTGGGCGAAATTGCCGATTCAATCAAGGATTGCCTGCGCTGCGGAAAATGCAAACCGGTGTGCACCACCCATGTGCCGCGCGCCAATCTGCTGTACTCGCCGCGCAACAAGATCCTCGCCACCTCCTTGCTGGTCGAGGCTTTCCTGTACGAGGAACAAACGCGGCGCGGCATCTCTATCCAGCATTTCGACGAATTCAACGATGTGGCAGACCATTGCACCGTCTGCCACAAGTGCCTGAATCCGTGTCCGGTGAATATCGATTTCGGCGATGTCTCGATGGCGATGCGCAATTTTTTACGCAAACAGGGCAAGAAGAAATTCAACCCGATTGCCGCCACCTCGATGCTGTATCTGAACACCACCGATCCCGTCTCAATTGCATTGATGCGAAAAGTCCTGATCGAATGGTCGTACAAGGCGCAGCGTGTCGCTCACGGCATCGGCAAGCGGCTCGGACTGTTCAAGAAGCAAATCGCGCACCCTCCGGCCACAGTCGGCAAGCCGACACTGCAGTCGCGCGTGATCCATTTCATCAACAAACCGATGCCAGGCAATTTGCCGAAGAAAACCTCGCGCGCGCTGCTCGACATCGAAGACAACAGCGTGATCCCGATTATCCGCAATCCGCACCGCGCCAGCGAAGAGTCCGAAGCCGTGTTCTATTTCCCGGGTTGCGGCTCGGAGCGCTTGTTCGGCCAGGTGGGGCTTGCCACGCAAGCCATGCTGTATGAAACAGGCGCGATCACCGTGCTGCCGCCGGGCTACCTGTGCTGTGGTTATCCGCAAAATGCATCCGGTCAGGGCGACAAAGCAGCTCAGATCACCACCGACAACCGCGTGCTGTTCCATCGCGTTGCCAATACGCTGAACTACCTGAATATCAAGACGGTGATCGTGTCGTGCGGCACCTGCATGGATCAATTACTCAAATACCAGTTTGACAAGATTTTCCCCGGCTGCCGGCTGCTCGACATCCATGAATATCTGCTGGAAAAAAACGTGGCCCTGGCAGGCGTGGAAGGCACGCGTTACATGTACCACGAACCTTGCCACTCGCCGATGAAAACGCATCAAACGCAAAAGGTGGTCGACACGCTGATGGGAACCACGGTGCCGATCAACGAGCGCTGCTGCGGCGAATCCGGCACCTTTGGCGTAGCACAGCCGCATATCGCAACCCAGGTCCGCTTCCGTAAGGAAGAAGAAATGAAAAAAGGGGCCGATGCGTTGCGCGCTGACGGTTTTGCCGGAGAAATCAAGATCCTCACGTCCTGCCCCGCCTGCCAGCAAGGGCTGTCCCGCTACGCTGATGACAGCGGCACGACGTCCGATTACATCGTCGTCGAAATGGCGAAACATCTACTCGGGGATAACTGGATGGCCGATTTTGTCGAAAAAACCAACAAGGGCGGCATTGAGCGTGTACTACTTTAG
- the phoR gene encoding phosphate regulon sensor histidine kinase PhoR — MSMPIIFSALVALLLWGIFSANIALIFLLVVMLLVMMRHARQLYRLGEWLKEARIETIPEAGGIWDELFSRLYKMVKRHKLTKQKLANELLNIEQATAALPEGVASLNEANRIEWCNPLAEHHFGLNAQRDIMQDITYLVRQPEFIDYLQAGDFAAPLVMRSARHDDMVLSIKLVFYGDNKRLLISRDITQLERIETMRRDFVANVSHELRTPLTVVNGFVENLQDMPDLSHDKIQRALQLMAEQTRRMDHLVSDLLTLSRLESDQSPLKIESVDMYSLLSEVSLDGEMLSGGRHQHSMDATGPAKLSGNRDELRSAFSNLVSNAVRYTPDGGTISLRWYSRAGQPVFSVRDSGIGIEAQHIPRLTERFYRVDRSRSRETGGTGLGLAIVKHIALRHQAKLEVCSEEGRGSTFSLVFPEKRIV; from the coding sequence GTGAGCATGCCGATTATTTTCAGCGCACTGGTGGCGCTGTTATTGTGGGGCATTTTTTCCGCCAATATCGCGCTGATTTTTTTGCTGGTGGTGATGTTGCTCGTCATGATGCGCCATGCCCGACAATTGTATCGTCTGGGTGAGTGGCTTAAGGAAGCGCGCATCGAGACGATACCGGAAGCGGGCGGGATATGGGACGAATTGTTCTCGCGGCTGTACAAAATGGTCAAACGACACAAGCTGACCAAACAGAAGCTGGCCAATGAACTCCTCAATATCGAGCAGGCGACCGCTGCGTTGCCGGAAGGCGTGGCGAGTCTGAATGAAGCGAACCGGATCGAGTGGTGCAATCCGCTAGCCGAGCATCACTTTGGCCTGAATGCACAGCGCGACATCATGCAGGACATCACCTATCTGGTGCGTCAGCCGGAGTTTATCGATTATCTGCAGGCGGGCGATTTTGCAGCACCGCTGGTGATGCGCTCTGCCCGTCACGACGATATGGTGTTGTCCATCAAGCTGGTTTTTTATGGCGACAATAAGCGATTGCTGATCAGTCGCGACATCACCCAGCTCGAACGCATCGAAACCATGCGGCGCGACTTTGTCGCAAACGTGTCACATGAATTGCGCACGCCTTTAACGGTGGTGAACGGCTTTGTCGAAAACCTGCAGGATATGCCCGATTTGTCCCACGATAAAATTCAGCGTGCCTTGCAACTGATGGCTGAGCAGACGCGTCGCATGGATCATCTGGTGTCGGATCTTTTGACCTTGTCGCGTCTGGAAAGCGATCAGAGTCCGTTGAAAATCGAGAGTGTCGATATGTATTCTTTGCTGAGCGAGGTGAGTTTGGACGGGGAAATGTTGAGCGGGGGACGCCACCAGCACAGCATGGATGCGACCGGACCTGCCAAACTATCCGGCAACCGGGATGAATTGCGCAGTGCGTTTTCCAATCTGGTCAGCAATGCGGTGCGTTATACCCCCGATGGCGGTACGATCAGTTTGCGCTGGTACTCTCGTGCAGGTCAGCCGGTATTTTCCGTGCGGGACAGCGGTATCGGCATCGAGGCGCAGCATATTCCGCGCTTGACTGAGCGTTTTTACCGGGTGGATCGCAGTCGTTCGCGCGAGACTGGCGGTACCGGGTTAGGGCTTGCGATCGTCAAACACATCGCGCTGCGCCATCAGGCTAAGCTTGAAGTTTGCAGTGAAGAAGGGCGTGGCAGCACCTTTTCGCTGGTGTTTCCTGAAAAACGTATCGTCTGA
- the phoB gene encoding phosphate regulon transcriptional regulator PhoB produces MSAKILIVEDEPAIQELLVFNVTQAGFVALRASDAEEAWQQIRDYAPDLILLDWMLPSTSGVVLAKQLRSEARTKDVPIIMLTARGDERDKVLGLESGADDYITKPFSPRELMARIRAVMRRHIPTLSEDKVASGGLELSPTSHRVTAKGLTIELGPTEFRLLHFFMTHAERVYSRTQLLDQVWGTQVFVEERTVDVHIRRLRASLEASGLDGLIQTVRGSGYRFSTNS; encoded by the coding sequence ATGAGTGCAAAGATTTTGATTGTGGAAGACGAACCTGCAATACAGGAATTATTGGTTTTTAATGTGACTCAGGCAGGCTTTGTGGCGCTGCGCGCAAGCGATGCAGAAGAGGCTTGGCAGCAGATACGCGATTATGCGCCGGATCTGATCTTGCTTGACTGGATGCTGCCCTCGACCAGTGGCGTGGTGCTGGCAAAACAGTTGCGTTCGGAAGCGCGCACCAAGGATGTACCGATTATCATGCTGACGGCGCGCGGCGACGAGCGCGATAAGGTGCTGGGTCTTGAGTCGGGTGCGGATGATTACATCACTAAACCATTCTCGCCGCGCGAATTGATGGCGCGCATCCGCGCCGTGATGCGCCGGCATATTCCGACTTTGTCTGAAGATAAAGTCGCCTCAGGGGGGCTTGAGTTGTCACCGACGTCACATCGCGTGACGGCTAAAGGGCTGACGATAGAACTCGGGCCGACCGAATTTCGCCTGTTACATTTCTTTATGACCCATGCCGAGCGCGTGTATAGTCGCACGCAATTACTCGATCAGGTGTGGGGGACACAGGTGTTTGTCGAAGAGCGCACGGTGGATGTGCATATCCGGCGTTTGCGTGCCTCCTTAGAGGCCAGTGGTCTGGACGGGTTGATCCAGACGGTGCGGGGCAGTGGCTATCGTTTTTCAACGAATAGTTGA